The following is a genomic window from Cyanobacteriota bacterium.
TGTTGCTGTAGCCATCTGCATCCCCAAGCGATCGCCATGCTGCTGAGCGTTAGTTTATACTATCGGCCAATTTTCATCCTGAAGCTAGTGCCAGAATCAGCGTAAAGTATTAGGTGAGTTCTGCCGATCAGGAGCATTACTCTACCCACTACATCAGTGACACCTATGGGATATGGTTTTTACCTCTATGGCATCTTTCCAGCCCCAGGCCCCCAAGCTCTAGACCTTCAAGGATTGGATCAACAGCCCGTCAGGGTTCAACTGTTAGATGACTTTGCTATCCTCTTTTCTGAGGCTCAACAGGAGCGGTATCTAGCTAGTCGGCGTAACCTGTTAGACCACGAAAAGGTACTAGAAACAGCCATGCAGTTGGGTTATCGCTCTCTGCTGCCGCTTCAATTCGGCTTGATTGTCCAAGACTGGCAGCCCGTTATGGAGGACTTAATCATCCCCAAGCGAGATCAACTCCACCAGTTGCTTAGCCGTCTACAGGGCAAGCGAGAAGTCGGTGTCAAGCTATTCTGGGACAATGAGGCCGAGCTAGCGATGCTAATGGCTGAAAACCAGGCCTTGAAAGCTGAGCGCGATCGCTTAGAGGGCAAGTCTCTACGGATGGATGAGGTAATTGCCATTGGGCAGGCAATAGAACAAGGGTTACAGGCTCGTCAACAAGCCATCATCGACACCTTTCGCGCTACCCTTAATCCCTTAGCCGCTAGCACGATCGAAAATGACCTGCTGACTGATAGCATGATCTACAACGCTGCTTACCTTATCGCTTGGGATGACGAATCGGTCTTCAGCGAACAGATTGATGCCCTAGATCACCAGTTTGAAAATCGCCTCAAAATTCGCTATAACAACTTCACTGCTCCCTACAACTTTGCTCAGCTAGAGCAGTGAGCCAACCAGTAGCCACTGCTATCCTGTAACCGCAAGCTGTAACATCCTGTGAAGTCTCACAGCCCTGATTTCGGTAGTTTCCTACAATAGAACTAGACACTCGTTGGTAATGAATCTATGGCTAGAACCGTTGCCGATGCCATGAGTCACCCCCCCTTGACGGTGCAGCCCGAAACATCCCTCAAGGATGTGATTAAGCTCTTGGCCGATCGGCGCATTAGTGGCCTTCCCGTCGTCAATGCAGACGGACAGCTAGTGGGCATTGTGTCAGAAACAGACTTAATGTGGCAAGAGACTGGAGCTACGCCTCCTGCCTATATTATGCTGCTAGACAGTGTGATTTACCTAGAGAATCCCAAACGCTATGAGCGTGATCTACACAAGGTTCTAGGGCAAACAGTTGCTGATGTTATGAGCCGAGATGTGATCACCACGCGGCCAGAGCAGTCGCTGCGGTCTGCGGCTAAGTTAATGCACGAGAAAAATGTCCGTCGGCTGCCAGTGCTCGACCACGAGAATCGTGTAGTTGGAATTTTAACCAGAGGAGATATTATCCGGGTGATGGCTA
Proteins encoded in this region:
- a CDS encoding GvpL/GvpF family gas vesicle protein, translated to MGYGFYLYGIFPAPGPQALDLQGLDQQPVRVQLLDDFAILFSEAQQERYLASRRNLLDHEKVLETAMQLGYRSLLPLQFGLIVQDWQPVMEDLIIPKRDQLHQLLSRLQGKREVGVKLFWDNEAELAMLMAENQALKAERDRLEGKSLRMDEVIAIGQAIEQGLQARQQAIIDTFRATLNPLAASTIENDLLTDSMIYNAAYLIAWDDESVFSEQIDALDHQFENRLKIRYNNFTAPYNFAQLEQ
- a CDS encoding CBS domain-containing protein — its product is MARTVADAMSHPPLTVQPETSLKDVIKLLADRRISGLPVVNADGQLVGIVSETDLMWQETGATPPAYIMLLDSVIYLENPKRYERDLHKVLGQTVADVMSRDVITTRPEQSLRSAAKLMHEKNVRRLPVLDHENRVVGILTRGDIIRVMAMEQDAE